One genomic region from Balaenoptera musculus isolate JJ_BM4_2016_0621 chromosome X, mBalMus1.pri.v3, whole genome shotgun sequence encodes:
- the DRP2 gene encoding dystrophin-related protein 2, with amino-acid sequence MNLCWNEIKKKSHSLRARLEAFSDHSGKLQLPLQEIIDWLSQKDEELSAQLPLQGDVALVQQEKETHAAFMEDVKSRGPYIYSVLESAQAFLSQHPFDELEEPRSESKDTSPRQRIQNLSRFVWKQATVASELWEKLTARCVDQHRHIERTLEQLLEIQGAMEELSATLTQAEGVRATWEPIGDLFIDSLPEHIQALKLFKEEFFPMKDGVKLVNDLAHQLAISDVHLSMENSRALEHINSRWKQLQVSVGERLKQLQDAHRDFGPGSQHFLSSSVQVPWERAISPNKVPYYINHQAQTTCWDHPKMTELYQTLADLNNIKFSAYRTAMKLRRVQKALRLDLVTLTTALEIFNEHDLQASEHVMDVVEVIHCLTALYERLEEERGILVNVPLCVDMSLNWLLNVFDSGRSGKMRALSFKTGIACLCGTEVKEKLQYLFSQVANSGSQCDQRHLGVLLHEAIQVPRQLGEVAAFGGSNVEPSVRSCFRFSTGKPVIEASQFLEWVNLEPQSMVWLAVLHRVTIAEQVKHQTKCSICRQCPIKGFRYRSLKQFNVDICQTCFLTGRASKGNKLHYPIMEYYTPTTSSENMRDFATTLKNKFRSKHYFSKHPQRGYLPVQSVLEADYSETPASSPMLPHADTHSRIEHFASRLAEMESQNCSFFNDSLSPDDSIDEDQYLLRHSSPITDREPAFGQQAPCSMATESKGELEKILAHLEDENRILQGELRRLKWQHEEAAEAPTLAEGSAEVAQDHRNEELLAEARILRQHKSRLETRMQILEDHNKQLESQLQRLRELLLQPHTESDGNGSAGSSLASSPQQSEGSHPQEKGQTTPDTQAADDVGSKSQDVSLCLEDIMEKLRHAFPSVRSSDVTTNTLLAS; translated from the exons ATGAACCTGTGTTGGAATGAAATCAAAAAGAAGTCGCACAGCCTCCG CGCCCGCCTAGAGGCCTTCTCAGATCACAGTGGAAAGCTTCAGCTCCCTCTCCAAGAGATTATTGACTGGCTCAGCCAAAAGGATGAGGAATTGTCAGCTCAGCTGCCCCTACAAGGGGATGTGGCCCTGGTGCAACAGGAGAAGGAGACGCACGCG GCCTTCATGGAAGATGTCAAGTCTCGGGGCCCCTATATCTACTCTGTGTTGGAGTCAGCTCAGGCCTTCCTCTCCCAGCACCCATTTGATGAATTAGAGGAGCCTCGCTCTGAGAGCAAAG ATACCTCTCCCAGACAGCGGATCCAGAATCTTAGCCGCTTTGTGTGGAAGCAGGCAACGGTGGCCAGTGAACTGTGGGAGAAGCTGACAGCCCGCTGCGTGGACCAGCACCGCCACATTGAGCGCACTCTGGAGCAGCTGTTGGAGATCCAAGGGGCAATGGAGGAATTAAGCGCGACTCTGACTCAGGCCGAGGGAGTCCGAGCCACTTGGGAGCCCATTGGGGATCTCTTCATTGATTCACTTCCTGAGCACATCCAGGCTCTTAAG CTATTCAAAGAAGAATTCTTCCCCATGAAAGATGGAGTGAAGTTGGTGAATGATCTGGCCCATCAACTTGCCATTTCTGATGTGCACTTGTCAATGGAGAACTCCCGGGCCCTGGAGCACATCAACAGCCGGTGGaaacagctacag GTGTCAGTTGGTGAGAGACTTAAGCAGCTCCAGGATGCCCACCGGGACTTTGGGCCTGGGTCACAGCACTTCCTCTCCT CCTCTGTTCAGGTTCCTTGGGAAAGAGCAATTTCACCCAATAAAGTTCCCTACTATATCAA CCACCAGGCTCAGACCACATGCTGGGACCATCCCAAGATGACTGAGTTATACCAAACCCTAG CTGATCTGAACAACATTAAGTTCTCAGCTTACCGCACTGCCATGAAGCTACGCAGAGTCCAGAAGGCACTGCGTC tGGACCTGGTAACTTTAACCACAGCCCTGGAGATCTTCAATGAGCATGATCTGCAGGCCAGTGAGCATGTAATGGATGTGGTGGAGGTCATTCACTGCCTGACTGCCTTATATGAACGGctggaggaggaaagaggcaTCCTGGTCAACGTGCCACTCTGTGTGGACATGAGCCTCAACTGGCTCCTCAATGTTTTTGATAG TGGTCGCAGTGGAAAGATGCGGGCATTGTCCTTTAAGACTGGCATTGCATGCCTGTGTGGCACAGAAGTGAAGGAAAAACTGCAGT ACCTCTTCAGCCAAGTGGCCAACTCAGGCAGCCAGTGTGACCAACGCCACCTTGGTGTCCTGCTTCATGAGGCCATTCAGGTGCCTCGTCAGCTGGGGGAAGTGGCGGCCTTTGGGGGCAGCAACGTGGAGCCCAGCGTCCGTAGTTGCTTCCGTTTT AGCACTGGGAAGCCAGTCATTGAAGCTTCACAGTTCCTGGAATGGGTCAACTTGGAGCCCCAGTCCATGGTGTGGCTGGCTGTTCTGCATCGGGTCACCATTGCTGAGCAAGTGAAGCATCAGACCAAGTGCTCTATCTGTAGGCAGTGCCCCATCAAAGGCTTCAG GTACCGGAGTCTGAAACAATTTAACGTGGACATCTGCCAGACCTGCTTCCTGACAGGCAGGGCCAGCAAGGGCAACAAGCTTCATTATCCCATCATGGAGTATTACACTCCG ACCACATCCAGTGAGAACATGAGGGACTTTGCCACTACCTTAAAGAACAAATTCCGCTCAAAGCATTATTTCAGCAAACACCCTCAGCGAGGTTATCTGCCTGTGCAGTCAGTGCTGGAGGCCGACTACAGTGAGAC GCCTGCTTCTTCCCCGATGTTGCCACACGCTGACACACACTCCCGCATTGAGCATTTTGCCAGCAG GCTTGCTGAGATGGAAAGTCAAAATTGCTCCTTCTTTAATGACAGCCTGTCCCCAGACGACAGCAT aGATGAGGACCAGTACTTGCTGCGGCACTCCAGCCCCATTACAGACCGGGAGCCAGCCTTTGGACAGCAGGCTCCGTGCAGCATGGCCACTGAAAGCAAAGGGGAGCTCGAAAAGATCCTGGCCCACTTAGAGGATGAGAACCG GATTCTCCAGGGGGAGCTGAGGCGCCTGAAGTGGCAGCATGAGGAGGCTGCTGAGGCACCCACCCTGGCTGAGGGCTCTGCCGAGGTGGCACAGgaccaccgcaatgaggagctgCTGGCTGAGGCCCGGATCCTTCGACAGCACAAGAGCCGCCTGGAGACACGCATGCAGATTCTTGAAGACCACAACAAGCAACTCGAGTCCCAGCTGCAGCGCTTAAGGGAGCTGCTCCTGCAA CCACATACTGAATCGGATGGCAATGGCTCTGCAGGCTCGTCCCTGGCTTCCTCTCCGCAGCAGTCAGAAGGCAGTCACCCCCAGGAGAAGGGACAGACTACTCCAGACACTCAAGCTGCAG ATGATGTGGGGTCAAAGAGCCAAGATGTCAGCCTGTGCTTGGAAGACATTATGGAGAAGCTCCGCCATGCCTTCCCCAGTGTGCGAAGTTCTGATGTGACTACCAACACTCTGCTGGCCTCCTGA